ACTTTCGATTTAAACCATATTAAGTTAAAAACAGAACAACTTAATAATATGAATTTTGCTCGAGAAACCAAAAGCCCCGAAGTACTATTCACCAAAGATTCAACAAGTCTATACCTCTATATTGAAAAAACACAAAGCAACACCTTTGATGGTTTTATAGGTTTTGGAACCAATGAAGACACCAATAAATTAGAATTTGATGGCTATTTAAATTTAACCCTCATAAACAATTTAAATTTTGGAGAGGCCTTTCGAGTTTTATACAAAAGTGACGAAAACGACCAGCGAACATTTGAAACCAACTTAACCTTACCTTATTTATTTAACACCCCAATTGGTGTAGAACTTATGTTGCGCCTTTTCAAAAAAGACTCATCTTTTACAACGGCAAACCAATCTGCTAAACTTCACTATCAAATAAACTCAAAAAACAAAGCCTTAGTAGGCATAACCTCGACAGAATCGAACAATTTACGTTCTGAGAATACAGCGAGTTTAGTTTCAGATTATACCACTTTCAATTACACCTTAGGTTATGAATTTAATAGTTCCAGAACATTGAATTTGCTTTTCCCTTTTAATTCGAAACTTTACACCAATATTGGCTTCGGAAAACGAAAAACATCCAATGCGCATGAAAACCAAACTTTAGCATCGCTAGATGGCTTTAAAATTTTTAACCTAAATCACAAAAACAGCTTATATATTAGAACTTATGGCGAAGCACTAATTTCTAATAATTATTACGAAAATGAACTACTGCGCTTTGGAGGTATAAATTCTATAAGAGGTTTTGAAGAAAACAGCCTTTACGCGTCTTTATTCGGGTTAATAAATAGCGAATACAGATTTCAACTAAGCAACACCATATATATTCATTCTATTATCGATGCGGCTTATTTTGAAAACAAAACAACCGATACACACGAAAAACTATACGGATTTGGCTTCGGATTTGGCCTATTAACCAAAACTGGCCTATTTAAATTAAACTACGCCTTAGGAAAAACCGAAAATGAAAATGCGAAACTTTCAAATTCGAAGATACATTTAAGTTTTATAGCTAATTTTTAGCTTTTTTCGCCGAATTATTTACAATTATAACTAAAATTGGCATATTTTAACAAATTTTCATTGGTTTATTGGATTCTTATTTGGATTTTTGCGCAAAATAATACAAATAGTTACAAAATGAAATCAAAGTTTAGTGGAATTCTAACGCTGTTATTAGCGTTATTCGTGCAACTCACGTTCGCACAAGAAAAGACAGTTTCAGGTATGGTATTAGATGATTATAGTCTACCACTTCCTGGAGCCACAGTCTTAGTTAAAGGTACAACTACAGGAACATCAACAGATTTCGATGGTAAATATTCTATACAAGCAAACGAAGGAGACGTAATTGTTTTCAGCTTTGTTGGTTATTCAACTCAAGAAATCACCGTATCGTCATCAAACACCATCAACGTTACTTTACAAGAAGACGCAGAGTCTTTAGATGAGGTTTTAATTGTTGGTTACGGTACATCAACCTTAAGATCATTTACAGGTTCTGCAACTCAAATTGAAGCAGAAGCATTAGATCGTAAAACAGTATCTAACGTTTCTCAAGCCTTAGCTGGTGAAGCTTCCGGTGTACGTGTTATAAACACAAGCGGACAGCCAGGTGAAGATGCCACCGTACGAATTAGAGGTTTTGGTTCTGTAAATGGTAACAGAGACCCTTTATATGTATTAGACGGTGTTCCTTACACAGGATCTATTAATGCTATTAACCCTACAGATATTGAATCTACTACCATCCTTAAAGATGCCGCTGCAACTGCAATTTACGGGTCTAGAGGTGCTAACGGTGTTATTGTAATAAACACTAAAAAAGGTTCTAGAGGAAAAGATGAAATAGAATTAGACATTAGAACGGGTCAGAACTTTAATGGTTTACCACGTTATTCTACTATTTCTTCTCCAGAAGAATACATTGGCATTAGCTGGGAAGCCCTTAAAAACAGAGGAAATGCTATTAATGGATCGGGTGGTGAAGACTACGCAAACCAAAGATTATTTAGCAGCTCTGGTATAAATCCAGCCTATAACATGTGGAATGTTGCTAACGGTGCAGAACTTATAGATCCTGCTACAGGACTAGTTCGTAACGGAGTTACACGTAAATATAATCCAGAAAACTGGGAAGATTACGCATTCCAGGCTTCATTAAGAACCGAAGCGAATTTAAAAATTAGTGGTGGTACAGATAAAACAAGATACTTTACTTCTTTCGGATATTTAAATGATAACGGATATTCTATCAACTCTGATTACAAACGTTATTCTGTACGTGCAAATATCGAACATAAAGCTAAAGATTGGTTGTCTGGTAGCCTTAATATTGGTTATACTAACTCTACAGCTAATAATGGAGGTCAATCTGAAGACTCTGGATCGGTATTCTGGTTTGTAGATAACATCCCTTCTATTTACCCATTATTTTTAAGAGATGCTGATGGTAATACCATGCCAGACCCTCATTACGGTGGTAACATTTACGATTACGGTGAAGGACGTGGATTTGGTGGTTTAACCAATGCTATTGCTGATGCACATAACTCAATTTCAAGAAGTTTTGTTCACAACCTAAACGGTAGTGCAAATATTGACATTTCATTTAATGACGATTTAAAACTAATCAACAAGTTTGGGTGGAACTACTACAATAGCGACTACACAAACCAAGAAGGACCATTTTATGGCCCAAGTGCTGGACAGAACGGTTCTATTTTTAAGAGAAGAACAGATATTTTTTCTTATAACTTATTAAATATGTTAACCTTTAAGAAGAAATTGGACGGTCATAATTTTGACGCGCTTGCCGCTCACGAAATTAACGATTGGAACAGACAATACTTATATGGTTCTAAAAACTATTTAACAGATCCAGATGGTACCGATTGGAACGATGCTATCATCCAAACACCAATGTCTTCTTTCAACGAGGGTTACTCTTTAGAAAGTTTCTTTGGTCAGTTAAACTATAACTACAACGAAACATACTTCTTAGCAGGTACTATTAGACGAGATGGATCTTCAAGATTTAAAAAAGGAAACAAATGGGGTACGTTTTACTCATTTAGTGGTGCTTGGGCACTTTCCAATGAAGATTTCATGAGCAAACAAAACATATTTACGTTCCTTAAATTAAAAGCCAGTTATGGTAAAATTGGTGATCAAGGTGGTGTAGGATTCTACCCTGGGTTAGATTTATACTCGGTAGGAAACTTAGATGATAAACCAACATTAGTATTTGATTCAAAAGGAAACCCAGATTTAACTTGGGAAACCTCTAATCAATTCCAAACAGGTGTAGAATTTTCATTAGGTAAATATTTAGATGCTAGTGTAGATTACTATATTAAAGATACCGAAAATTTAATTTTCGACAGACAAGTTGGTCCATCTTTAGGGTATGCTATCATTAAAGTTAACGACGGATCTTTACGCAACAAGGGTCTTGAATTTGATCTTAATGCACACTTAGTTAAAACAAAAGATTTCTACCTAGATTTAGGAATTAATGGCGAAATCGCATCTAACGAACTTACAAGAATGCCTATTGACCCTGCTACAGGCGAACAAAAAGTTTTAGACATTCAAGGCCGATATGGTAGAGCTGTTGGTCACTCTATTTACGACTTCTATATGCGTGAGTGGGCTGGTGTAGACTCGGAAACTGGTCTTGGACAATGGAATCAGTATTACTACGATGCCAATAATGATGGTATGGTAAATAGCGGTGAAGAGATTAAATCGCTAACAGATTACTTAGCACAATATCCGGACAGAGCAGGTAATATTTCTAAAACAACAACGACTACATACGCTGATGCTACTCAGAAATTTATCGACAAAAGCATTATTCCAGATGTTAGAGGTGCAGTTAACTTAGCAACAGGCTATAAAGGCTTCCAACTTAACGTACAATTCTTATACGGAATAGGTG
This genomic interval from Tamlana carrageenivorans contains the following:
- a CDS encoding SusC/RagA family TonB-linked outer membrane protein codes for the protein MKSKFSGILTLLLALFVQLTFAQEKTVSGMVLDDYSLPLPGATVLVKGTTTGTSTDFDGKYSIQANEGDVIVFSFVGYSTQEITVSSSNTINVTLQEDAESLDEVLIVGYGTSTLRSFTGSATQIEAEALDRKTVSNVSQALAGEASGVRVINTSGQPGEDATVRIRGFGSVNGNRDPLYVLDGVPYTGSINAINPTDIESTTILKDAAATAIYGSRGANGVIVINTKKGSRGKDEIELDIRTGQNFNGLPRYSTISSPEEYIGISWEALKNRGNAINGSGGEDYANQRLFSSSGINPAYNMWNVANGAELIDPATGLVRNGVTRKYNPENWEDYAFQASLRTEANLKISGGTDKTRYFTSFGYLNDNGYSINSDYKRYSVRANIEHKAKDWLSGSLNIGYTNSTANNGGQSEDSGSVFWFVDNIPSIYPLFLRDADGNTMPDPHYGGNIYDYGEGRGFGGLTNAIADAHNSISRSFVHNLNGSANIDISFNDDLKLINKFGWNYYNSDYTNQEGPFYGPSAGQNGSIFKRRTDIFSYNLLNMLTFKKKLDGHNFDALAAHEINDWNRQYLYGSKNYLTDPDGTDWNDAIIQTPMSSFNEGYSLESFFGQLNYNYNETYFLAGTIRRDGSSRFKKGNKWGTFYSFSGAWALSNEDFMSKQNIFTFLKLKASYGKIGDQGGVGFYPGLDLYSVGNLDDKPTLVFDSKGNPDLTWETSNQFQTGVEFSLGKYLDASVDYYIKDTENLIFDRQVGPSLGYAIIKVNDGSLRNKGLEFDLNAHLVKTKDFYLDLGINGEIASNELTRMPIDPATGEQKVLDIQGRYGRAVGHSIYDFYMREWAGVDSETGLGQWNQYYYDANNDGMVNSGEEIKSLTDYLAQYPDRAGNISKTTTTTYADATQKFIDKSIIPDVRGAVNLATGYKGFQLNVQFLYGIGGYAYDAVYAGLMDNDVIGGNNWHTDIRNRWQKPGDITDVPRLTSDLDPNVASTSTRFLTKADYLSLNNIRLAYNVSQDFVEKMGMSNFSVSLSGDNLGIWSKRAGFNPSSSETGLSDTYTYSPLTSVTLGLNVRF